The Desulfovibrio piger DNA segment CACGGCCGCCCCTCTCCCCGGGACAGGACGGGCGGAAGATAACAGAAAAGGGGTGGGCCAACAATGGCCCACCCCTTGAGGTTCCGTAATCCGGAGTGCGGATTAACGCTTCGAGTACTGGTAACGAGCGCGGGCAGCGCGCAGACCGTACTTTTTGCGTTCCTTCTTACGCGCATCGCGGGTCAGGAAGCCGGCCTTCTTCAGGATAGGACGAAGGGCGGGATCCACCAGCAGCAGGGCGCGGGAAATACCGTGACGCACGGCTTCGGCCTGACCGGCCACGCCGCCGCCAGCCACGTTGACGCGCACGTCCAGCTTTTCAGCCAGCTTGGACAGCACGAGGGGCTGACGGATGATCATCTGCAGGGTCTTGCGGGGGAAGTAATCTTCAAAGGCACGACCGTTCACCGTGATGTTGCCGGAGCCAGCGTAGACGCGGGTGCGGGCAGTGGCGGTCTTGCGGCGGCCGGTGCCGTATTCGAATTTGTCGCTCATGACGTGCGCTCCTTAGTAAGGCAGGGTCAGCGGCTGCGGGTTCTGAGCCGTGTGCGGGTGTTCGGGACCCGCGTAAATCTTGAGCTTCTTCAGCATGGCGCGGCCCAGACGGTTCTTGGGCAGCATGCCACGCACAGCGGCCATGAGCACGCGCTCGGGCTTGGAAGCCAGCATATCGCCCAGGGAGGTGGTCTTCAGACCGCCCACCCAACCGGAGTGGCGATAGTAGTTCTTGTGGGCCATCTTGGTGCCGGTCACCTTGATCTTTTCGCAGTTGACCACGACGATAAAGTCGCCGTTGTCCATGTGACGGGCAAATTCGGGCTTATGCTTGCCGCGCAGGCGGTGGGCGATCTGGCTGGCCAGACGACCCAGCACCTGATCCTGGGCGTCAACCACAAACCATTCGTGGTTGATGTCTTTCGGGGTGGGGCTGAACGTCTTCATCGGGATGAACTCCTCATCTACTTATCTCAGTAGCCATCAAGCGGCGGAAAATCCGTCTGCGACGTGCCGCCTAACGGGTGACGACAGTATCGCTCACAAAGAAAGCGCTCTTTATCGCAAAGCGCACAACTTGTCAAGCATTCACGACGGAATGCCAAATTTGTGCCGTATTCCAGACGGCTGCGGGTTGGTGTATATCAAAATGCTCCGGCTGTCATCCTTTTTTTGCCAAAAATTTGTACCAAGACAAAAACCATTTGAAAATATTGGTATTTTGCGACCCGCTTTTACGGGGCCAGCAGCTGCTGCCCAAAAGCCGGACAGGCTGCCCTCAAAAGGCACCGTTCCCCTGCCCTTTTGGGCTCGCGGATACGAACGGGAAAAACGCGGAAAGAACTGCATGCTCCGGCCGTTTCCCAAGCCCACGCGGGAAAAAATCTGGGAGAAAGGGGCCCCGATTCACACGAGTCCCCCCTTCTCCCAAACAGGTGCCTCCATGTCGGCAACTTAATGCGCCGCGCCCCAGTCGTGACCGGTGCCCCAGTCCACCAGCAGCGGCACGGAAAGCTCCTTGCCTGCGGGGCAGACATCCTGCATGAGGCGGGCCACCAGGGCTCCGGCCTCTTCGGCGGCATCGGCGGGCACTTCCAGCAAAAGTTCGTCGTGCACCTGCAGCAGCAGGCGGGCATCCAGCTCCCGCAGGCGCTCGTCACGGGCCACGGCCAGCATGGCCAGTTTGATGATGTCCGCCGCCGAGCCCTGGATCACGGTATTGATGGCCTGACGGCGGGCCAGGGCCGCAGCCTGTCCGCTGGCGGAATTGATGTCCGGCAGCAGACGGCGGCGACCGCCCAGAGTGGTCACGAAGCCGTGCTTGCGGGCCGAGGCCTCCACGCCTTCGTAAAACTCCTTCAGGCCCTGCAGGCGCTCGAAGTAACGGGCGATGAAGTCCTTGGCCTGCGTGGTGCTGATCTTGAGCTCCTGGGCCAGTTTCTGGGCACCCATGCCG contains these protein-coding regions:
- the rpsI gene encoding 30S ribosomal protein S9; the protein is MSDKFEYGTGRRKTATARTRVYAGSGNITVNGRAFEDYFPRKTLQMIIRQPLVLSKLAEKLDVRVNVAGGGVAGQAEAVRHGISRALLLVDPALRPILKKAGFLTRDARKKERKKYGLRAARARYQYSKR
- the rplM gene encoding 50S ribosomal protein L13; amino-acid sequence: MKTFSPTPKDINHEWFVVDAQDQVLGRLASQIAHRLRGKHKPEFARHMDNGDFIVVVNCEKIKVTGTKMAHKNYYRHSGWVGGLKTTSLGDMLASKPERVLMAAVRGMLPKNRLGRAMLKKLKIYAGPEHPHTAQNPQPLTLPY